A window of the Vespa crabro chromosome 8, iyVesCrab1.2, whole genome shotgun sequence genome harbors these coding sequences:
- the LOC124426377 gene encoding ejaculatory bulb-specific protein 3-like, producing MTKYLIILALVTVVLGVEKYSTKYDDVDVDKILRNDRVLTNYIRCMLDEGSCTAEGRELKKILPDALATDCTKCNERQKITAEKVINHLKTKRSKDWDRLITKYDPQGEYKQRFENLRNSKKI from the exons ATGACAAAGTATCTGATAATTTTGGCATTGGTGACAGTCGTTCTTGgagttgaaaaatattctaccAAGTACGATGACGTTGACGTGGATAAAATTCTTCGAAACGATCGCGTTCTTACCAATTACATTCGATGTATGCTCGACGAGGGTTCCTGCACCGCGGAAGGTCGCGAATTGAAAA AAATTCTACCAGACGCTCTTGCTACAGATTGTACTAAATGCAACGAGAGGCAAAAGATTACGGCTGAAAAAGTTATTAATCATCTTAAGACAAAAAGATCGAAAGATTGGGATCGCCTGATCACTAAATACGATCCACAGGGTGAATATAAGCAGCGCTTTGAAAATTTGCGCAACAGCAAGAAGATTTAA
- the LOC124426378 gene encoding uncharacterized protein LOC124426378: MKARIIIAFSLAVILVSCQRQDGDNMNRLRDKSFMKKQLDCILERGPCDKMGQNMKDLIPIIAYNNCQRCNPHLKQRYAILRNFMLQHYPNEWNAIIRRYSRGPPIQG, from the exons ATGAAGGCACGGATTATCATCGCTTTTTCTCTTGCCGTTATTCTTGTATCCTGCCAAAGGCAAGATGGTGACAACATGAATCGTTTAAGGGATAAATCTTTCATGAAGAAACAGCTCGATTGTATTTTAGAAAGAGGACCGTGTGACAAAATGGGACAGAATATGAAAG ATTTGATTCCAATAATAGCGTATAATAACTGCCAGCGATGCAATCCACATTTAAAACAACGCTACGCAATATTGCGAAACTTCATGCTACAACATTATCCTAACGAATGGAATGCTATAATTCGACGTTATTCAAGAGGTCCGCCTATTCAAGGTTAA
- the LOC124426374 gene encoding chitinase-3-like protein 2: protein MIIEISMSQIKYKLLINPQQSQWKTQIVYFIVIFLIIGTLCTWVSILILKIFYVQTLEELNQEEKTLARTWWLRKAQMHGKSMKENHSGNKNINIDREWQSNNSTEKIIVCYYTVPKDSNTVRNLFPSQIDPHICTHIIIGFASIINCTVDLGVNTRIYEDVVDLKKNNSKLKVMISIGGSNELNSGFPEMVKNHANRKRFIRSVLNVTEKFKFDGLDLDWEFPGLFEPKGKEKIHFVQLIHEVRKEFDHRSEKLILSVAAAAPQVIIDQSYSVPEIAEHVDFINLMSYDYHYYIWYFPVTDLNAPLFPYVMESGYLDTLNVNFSAHYWITKRMPRYKIVVGIPTYGHSYKLDNPLNHKLQAPANGFGKLGLNGFVSYSTICQFLKNGASNVFVNKSKVPYAYRDEEWISYDNNESIYYKTKWILANGFKGAMIFSLNTDDWKNECNTNETFPLTRTITKLFNEEKD from the exons ATGATCATAGAAATTTCTATGTCTCAGATcaagtataaattattaattaatcctcAACA GTCACAATGGAAGAcacaaattgtttatttcatcgtaatatttttaataatcggtACACTATGTACTTGGGTCAGTATATTGATATTGAAGATATTCTATGTTCAAACTTTGGAAGAATTAAACCAAGAAGAAAAGACATTAGCTCGTACATGGTGGTTACGTAAAGCACAAATGCATGGGAAGTCAATGAAAGAGAATCATagtggaaataaaaatataaacattgaTCGTGAATGGCAATCTAATAATTCAACGGA aaaaattattgtatgCTATTACACGGTACCGAAAGACTCCAATACAGTGCGGAATCTTTTTCCGTCACAAATAGATCCACATATTTGCACCCACATTATTATAGGTTTTGCAAGTATCATAAATTGTACGGTTGACCTGGGTGTCAATACCAGGATTTACGAGGATGTCGTTGAtctcaagaaaaataattctaaattaaAAGTTATGATCAGTATTGGCGGTAGTAATGAACTTAATTCTGGGTTTCCAGAAATGGTTAAGAACCATGCAAATCGAAAACG aTTTATAAGATCCGTGTTAAATGTAACAGAGAAATTTAAGTTTGACGGATTAGATCTCGATTGGGAGTTTCCAGGATTGTTCGAAcctaaaggaaaagagaaaatacattTTGTACAATTAATTCACGAAGTAAGGAAGGAATTTGATCATAGGAGTGAAAAATTAATCTTATCAGTAGCCGCGGCAGCTCCGCAAGTTATCATAGATCAAAGCTATAGTGTTCCTGAAATTGCAGA gCACGTTGACTTTATAAACCTTATGTCATACGATTACCATTATTACATTTGGTATTTTCCTGTAACTGATTTAAATGCTCCTTTATTCCCGTATGTTATGGAATCGGGATACTTGGACACACTTAATGTAAACTTTTCTGCACATTATTGGATAACGAAAAGGATGCCAAGATATAAAATTGTCGTTGGCATACCAACGTATGGTCattcatataaattagataatcCTTTAAATCACAAGTTACAAGCGCCGGCTAATGGATTTGGTAAACTTGGTTTAAATGGCTTTGTATCTTATTCGACTATTTGTCAATTCTTGAAGAACGGAGCAAGTAATGTTTTTGTAAATAAGAGCAAAGTACCATACGCTTACAGAGACGAAGAGTGgatatcatatgataataatgaaagtatatattataag aCAAAGTGGATACTTGCTAATGGTTTCAAAGGTGCTATGATTTTTTCTCTGAATACCGATGATTGGAAAAATGAATGTAATACAAATGAAACCTTTCCATTGACACGtactattacaaaattatttaacgaagaaaaagattaa